Proteins encoded by one window of Nicotiana tabacum cultivar K326 chromosome 10, ASM71507v2, whole genome shotgun sequence:
- the LOC107779873 gene encoding diaminopimelate epimerase, chloroplastic-like, with product MAIAAAITLPLTAPTRRSLSSTSANFVRFSSPLTPQPKNLKFAAGSGTQCPSFRICATSSMRIEAPEKGSPDSFLDRKESGILHFVKYHGLGNDFILVDNRDTTEPKVSPDQAVKLCDRNFGIGADGVIFAMPGVNGTDYTMRIFNSDGSEPEMCGNGIRCLAKFIAELENSRGKRSFTIHTGAGLIVPEIQEDGKVRVDMGEPILKASDVPTKLPPNRDQSVVKARLDVDGSAWNVTCVSMGNPHCVTFGTEQSQDLQVDELNLADIGPKFEHHVMFPARTNTEFVQVFSPTHLKMRVWERGAGATLACGTGACAVVVAAVLEDRAARRCTVDLPGGPLDIEWSEKDNHIYMTGPAEVVFYGSVPL from the exons ATGGCGATAGCCGCCGCCATTACACTGCCTCTTACAGCTCCAACCCGTCGTTCTCTTTCTTCTACTTCCGCTAATTTCGTTCGATTTTCCTCTCCGCTAACTCCACAACCAAAAAATCTCAAATTCGCCGCCGGTAGCGGAACACAGTGCCCTAGTTTCCGCATTTGTGCGACATCTTCAATGAGAATCGAAGCTCCGGAGAAAGGCTCTCCAGATTCTTTCCTTGATCGTAAAGAAAGCGGAATTCTTCACTTCGTCAAGTATCACGGCCTCGGCAACGACTTCATATTA GTTGACAATAGAGATACAACAGAACCTAAGGTCAGTCCTGATCAAGCTGTGAAACTATGTGACAGAAACTTCGGGATTGGTGCTGATGGCGTGATATTTGCAATGCCGGGTGTCAATGGCACTGATTATACCATGAGGATCTTCAATTCAGATGGAAGTGAGCCAGAG ATGTGTGGCAATGGAATTCGATGCCTTGCCAAATTTATAGCTGAGCTTGAGAACTCCCGTGGAAAGCGAAG TTTCACCATACATACAGGGGCTGGACTTATTGTTCCTGAGATTCAAGAAGATGGAAAG GTTAGGGTTGACATGGGTGAACCCATTCTGAAGGCATCAGATGTGCCCACGAAACTACCGCCTAATAGAGATCAATCTGTTGTTAAAGCAAGACTAGATGTTGATGGAAGTGCATGGAACGTGACCTGTGTCAGCATGGGAAATCCTCATTGTGTCACTTTTGGTACAGAACAAAGCCAG GATTTGCAAGTAGATGAATTGAATTTAGCAGACATTGGTCCAAAGTTTGAACATCATGTGATGTTCCCTGCCCGCACTAACACAG AATTTGTACAAGTCTTCTCCCCAACACACCTTAAGATGCGTGTCTGGGAGCGTGGTGCAG GTGCGACACTAGCCTGTGGGACAGGAGCTTGTGCCGTTGTTGTTGCAGCAGTGCTCGAGGATCGTGCTGCAAGG CGGTGTACTGTTGATTTGCCTGGCGGGCCTCTGGATATTGAGTGGAGTGAGAAAGACAACCATATCTACATGACGGGGCCAGCAGAGGTAGTTTTCTATGGGTCAGTTCCTCTTTAA